A section of the Sebastes fasciatus isolate fSebFas1 chromosome 5, fSebFas1.pri, whole genome shotgun sequence genome encodes:
- the bsg gene encoding basigin yields MKLLWAVSALLLLSCWRANASTVPTIVAEPFEVSNQTSAVLNCNLTDSNLPVKGSHWMHNGKLIEDTKSTDAASYTSLSLDKITHSTGGKYECVFLTEPEAKQTIEVKTLPHVAAYKHSEHGNENDKGVMICVSHGYPLPTDWTWFKQEDGYQTPIINGTTDKYEIKSTPNKTTLTIDDLSIEGDIGDYICSGTNELGTNTDKIHLRVRSRLAALWPFLGIVAEVIILVTIIFIYEKRRKPDEITDDDDSGAAPLKSNSTENHKDKNVRQRNSN; encoded by the exons TCCCCACAATTGTTGCTGAACCTTTCGAGGTCAGCAACCAGACCTCCGCAGTCCTCAACTGCAACCTGACAGATTCCAACCTTCCCGTCAAGGGCTCCCACTGGATGCACAACGGCAAACTCATTGAAGACACCAAGTCCACTGATGCCGCTTCATACACAAGCCTTAG TTTGGACAAGATCACCCACAGTACTGGTGGGAAGTATGAATGCGTGTTCCTGACAGAACCAGAGGCGAAGCAGACAATTGAAGTCAAAA CACTCCCCCATGTTGCTGCCTACAAGCACTCCGAGCACGGCAATGAGAACGACAAAGGGGTGATGATCTGTGTGAGCCATGGCTATCCACTGCCTACTGACTGGACCTGGTTCAAACAGGAAGACGGCTACCAAACG CCTATCATCAACGGCACTACCGACAAATATGAGATCAAGAGCACCCCCAACAAGACCACTCTGACCATTGATGATCTGAGCATCGAAGGCGACATCGGAGACTACATCTGCTCCGGAACCAACGAACTCGGCACAAACACCGACAAGATCCACCTGCGTGTCCGCAGCCGGTTGGCTGCTCTCTGGCCCTTCCTCGGCATTGTGGCCGAGGTCATCATCCTGGTGACCATCATCTTCATCTACGAGAAGAGGAGAAAGCCCGATGAGATCACCGACG ATGACGACTCAGGCGCTGCTCCTCT gaagaGCAATTCTACTGAAAATCACAAAGACAAGAATGTGAGGCAAAGGAATTCTAATTAG